Proteins encoded within one genomic window of candidate division WOR-3 bacterium:
- the gcvPB gene encoding aminomethyl-transferring glycine dehydrogenase subunit GcvPB: MELIFEISKPGKKGYTIKTFEKTAELAIPEKYLRKEEPKLPELAENEVVRHFIALSTLNHHVDKGFYPLGSCTMKYNPKVNEYTANLPGFTHLHPLQPARSVQGALKLMKELEYLLAEISGMDAISLQPAAGAHGEYTGIKIIRKYHEKKGNPRKYILIPDSAHGTNPASTTLSGYQAITIKSDETGRIDVEDLKKHLNEEVAGFMVTNPNTLGIFENRIHEISELVHSVGGLMYMDGANLNAFVGHIRPGDLGFDVMHFNLHKTFSTPHGGGGPGSGPVGVKKFLEPYLPVPRIVEKDGKFELDYNYPDSIGKIHSFYGNFLVMIRAYTYIRMMGKEYLKKVSEDAVLNANYLRKKLMEHYELPYKSTCMHEFVLSGREFKKYGVRTLDIAKRILDFGMHAPTIYFPLIVPEAIMIEPTETENKETLDRFVEVMLQIKEEAEKNPEILKTAPHTTPVKRLDDALAVKLSKVRYTEE; this comes from the coding sequence ATGGAATTAATTTTTGAAATTTCAAAGCCAGGGAAAAAAGGCTATACAATAAAAACCTTCGAAAAAACCGCTGAGTTAGCAATCCCAGAAAAATACCTGAGGAAAGAAGAGCCAAAACTTCCCGAATTAGCAGAGAACGAAGTTGTAAGGCACTTCATTGCACTTTCAACTCTAAACCACCATGTTGATAAGGGATTTTATCCTCTCGGTTCGTGCACTATGAAATACAACCCCAAGGTGAATGAATATACGGCGAATCTCCCAGGTTTTACGCACCTCCACCCATTGCAACCTGCGAGGTCTGTTCAGGGTGCTTTAAAACTTATGAAAGAATTGGAGTATTTACTTGCTGAAATTAGCGGAATGGACGCAATTTCCCTCCAACCAGCGGCGGGAGCCCATGGAGAGTATACTGGAATCAAGATTATAAGAAAATATCACGAGAAGAAAGGCAATCCCAGAAAATATATTTTAATTCCTGATTCAGCTCACGGAACTAATCCTGCTTCCACTACCCTTTCAGGATATCAGGCAATAACTATCAAATCTGACGAAACCGGAAGAATTGATGTCGAAGATTTGAAGAAACACCTAAATGAAGAAGTGGCGGGTTTTATGGTAACAAATCCCAACACCCTCGGAATTTTCGAGAATAGAATTCATGAAATTTCTGAATTAGTTCATTCCGTAGGCGGCTTGATGTATATGGATGGTGCTAACTTGAACGCTTTTGTCGGACACATAAGACCAGGGGACCTCGGATTTGATGTTATGCATTTCAACCTTCACAAGACCTTTTCAACTCCTCACGGCGGAGGTGGCCCAGGGAGTGGGCCTGTAGGTGTTAAAAAATTCCTCGAACCCTACCTACCCGTTCCCAGGATAGTTGAAAAGGATGGAAAATTTGAATTGGACTATAACTACCCAGACTCCATAGGGAAGATTCACTCTTTCTATGGAAACTTCCTCGTGATGATAAGGGCTTACACATACATAAGGATGATGGGAAAGGAATATCTGAAGAAAGTAAGTGAAGATGCTGTTCTAAATGCTAACTACCTTAGGAAGAAATTAATGGAGCACTATGAATTACCCTACAAGAGCACTTGCATGCACGAATTTGTTCTATCTGGGAGAGAATTCAAAAAATATGGAGTAAGGACACTGGATATTGCAAAAAGAATTCTTGACTTTGGAATGCATGCCCCGACCATTTACTTCCCATTAATTGTACCTGAAGCTATTATGATTGAACCTACAGAAACCGAGAACAAAGAAACCCTCGACCGATTTGTAGAAGTCATGTTACAAATAAAGGAAGAGGCCGAAAAGAATCCAGAAATTTTAAAGACTGCTCCTCATACCACCCCTGTAAAGAGATTGGATGATGCTCTTGCTGTAAAACTCTCAAAGGTAAGATACACAGAAGAATAG
- a CDS encoding PD-(D/E)XK nuclease family protein yields the protein MDEKVVLLEPRNFLSNLAEYLIKNAEQDKKLSNFVIILPNRRSGVYLRYFISQKIGNPVILPMIFSIDDFVDYYYENFVKMDKKLAEHDALYILYTLYKDFLKELDFWDFATLGRRIYNDFEELKIHRRTKEELKLVLHDLDLPENSKTKILLENYPTVYEDFYNRINELGYSTRSSRYFVVADRINLERDFPEFQIVLCPPYLLTESERLFLEKAFNSVNFLLVLQKSKFVLEEFTIQFGKDLLGRDSTFEEPPLPQDLRVELISTDDDISEIFTIADRLSKVEKDELNSIDTAIVLPDPSKLFPLIEFAIPEGIEFNVSMGYPLKLTEYFTFFKDLQELLQFTQYDSGSSSYLINVKKFKNFLERNIEAEGVEEFLKFLKELSSSGYSLVSDKNVEAMIDKLVVDENSIKKSKAFWNDFLSEFWNPILSPKSFSDFVDFFVNFFGKAKDSHFSFRIKEDIEGLRESLIEELLALKNSLLSELPLNGSKDKIEYVKDFANFVVEVIQSLSVPLKGTPLKGLQIIGFLETRLLSFKRVVILDVQEGVVTQNFEYDTLLPFGLRSRLNLSDVDSKNKLAKYVFFTLLQSSNDCTIVYKDSNFDDPSYLILILKEYLEAMGRPQKSVPHNSFYNIISTSSLRGFNFEGGIKKNSQIIEKLRKIEYSYSHLETYLECPVKFALTYVFGFREELEDEYDNRVIGNVIHEILQKFFAGLDGEFKGDEKEKNSFSDVAREVLEKQYPVETPRITILKTAITERLWVSLSDLQSKLKEELSENQIGDFDRYYTEKKLDTKVELGNGITLNFTGKIDRIDLYTNGLVIIDYKSGRSVQDYQTGENLRSEVDELESQGGLVSEIIKKPKIQLLVYLWLWKNSKLGEVEGNSSKRVFATIFPLRGGSGEKPKLVGLSEDYIFKNTDELIKAILREILNPDVNFYLPYISKDKRKLLNRCKNCAFKVACNTFNML from the coding sequence ATGGATGAAAAAGTAGTTTTGCTTGAACCTCGAAATTTTCTCTCCAATTTGGCTGAATATTTGATTAAAAACGCTGAACAGGATAAAAAACTTTCTAATTTTGTCATTATCTTGCCCAACAGGCGTTCAGGGGTATACTTGAGGTATTTTATTAGTCAGAAAATTGGCAACCCTGTTATTTTACCTATGATCTTTTCTATAGACGATTTTGTGGATTATTATTACGAAAATTTCGTCAAGATGGACAAAAAACTGGCGGAGCACGATGCCCTGTATATTTTGTATACACTGTACAAGGATTTTCTTAAGGAGCTTGACTTCTGGGATTTTGCGACCCTTGGAAGGAGAATTTACAATGATTTTGAGGAATTAAAGATCCATAGGCGTACGAAAGAAGAGTTAAAGTTAGTTTTGCACGACCTTGATTTGCCCGAAAATTCAAAAACCAAAATCTTGCTTGAGAATTATCCTACCGTTTACGAGGATTTTTATAATAGAATAAATGAACTGGGGTATTCCACAAGGTCTTCGAGGTACTTTGTTGTCGCTGACAGGATTAACTTAGAGAGGGATTTCCCGGAATTTCAAATAGTTTTGTGCCCGCCTTATCTTTTGACGGAAAGTGAGAGGTTGTTCCTTGAAAAAGCCTTCAATTCTGTAAACTTTTTACTTGTTCTTCAAAAATCGAAGTTTGTTCTTGAGGAGTTCACCATTCAATTTGGGAAGGATTTACTTGGCAGGGACTCTACTTTTGAAGAACCCCCTTTGCCTCAAGATTTAAGGGTCGAGCTCATATCCACCGATGATGATATTTCAGAAATATTCACCATCGCTGATAGGCTATCTAAGGTTGAAAAGGATGAGTTGAATTCTATAGATACTGCTATTGTTTTACCCGATCCTTCGAAACTATTTCCCCTTATTGAATTCGCAATCCCCGAAGGCATTGAATTTAATGTATCGATGGGTTATCCGTTAAAACTCACAGAGTATTTTACTTTTTTCAAAGACCTACAGGAGCTATTGCAGTTCACTCAATATGATTCAGGGTCCAGTTCATATTTGATAAATGTTAAAAAGTTTAAGAATTTTCTTGAGAGGAATATCGAGGCAGAAGGTGTAGAGGAATTCTTGAAGTTTCTGAAGGAACTTTCCTCTTCAGGTTACTCGTTAGTGAGCGATAAGAATGTTGAAGCTATGATTGATAAGCTTGTAGTGGATGAAAATTCAATAAAGAAGTCAAAGGCTTTTTGGAACGACTTTTTGTCTGAATTCTGGAATCCTATTTTATCACCAAAATCTTTCTCCGACTTTGTTGACTTTTTTGTAAATTTCTTTGGGAAGGCAAAGGATAGCCATTTCTCTTTCCGTATTAAGGAAGATATAGAAGGGCTTCGGGAAAGTCTTATCGAAGAGCTGCTGGCTCTTAAAAATTCGTTACTGTCTGAACTTCCTTTAAACGGTTCAAAAGATAAAATAGAGTATGTGAAAGATTTTGCCAACTTTGTAGTGGAGGTTATTCAGAGTCTTTCTGTTCCTTTAAAAGGAACACCACTTAAGGGACTTCAGATTATTGGATTTCTCGAGACCAGGCTTTTGAGTTTCAAGAGAGTGGTCATTCTTGATGTCCAAGAAGGGGTAGTTACTCAAAATTTTGAATATGATACTTTGTTACCCTTTGGTTTAAGGTCCAGGCTCAATCTTAGTGATGTGGATTCCAAAAACAAACTCGCAAAATACGTATTCTTTACCCTTTTACAGTCTTCTAATGATTGCACGATAGTTTATAAAGATTCTAATTTTGATGATCCCTCTTACTTGATTTTGATTTTGAAAGAATACCTTGAGGCAATGGGGCGACCCCAAAAGTCAGTGCCCCATAATAGTTTCTACAATATTATTTCTACCTCGAGCTTGAGGGGTTTCAATTTCGAAGGTGGCATTAAGAAAAATTCCCAAATCATTGAGAAGTTGAGGAAAATAGAATATTCATACTCCCACCTGGAAACCTATCTCGAATGCCCGGTGAAGTTTGCACTCACCTATGTTTTTGGATTCAGAGAAGAGTTGGAGGATGAATACGATAATAGGGTAATAGGTAATGTTATCCACGAAATTCTGCAGAAATTTTTTGCTGGTCTCGATGGTGAGTTTAAAGGGGATGAAAAGGAGAAAAACAGTTTCTCTGATGTTGCCAGAGAAGTACTGGAAAAGCAATATCCTGTTGAAACCCCGAGAATAACGATTTTAAAGACTGCGATTACTGAAAGGTTATGGGTTTCATTGTCGGACTTACAAAGTAAGTTGAAAGAAGAATTAAGCGAAAATCAAATTGGTGACTTTGACAGATATTACACTGAGAAGAAACTCGATACAAAAGTTGAACTTGGCAATGGTATTACCTTAAACTTTACAGGTAAAATAGATCGTATAGATCTTTACACTAACGGGTTAGTGATTATTGATTATAAAAGCGGGAGATCTGTTCAAGATTACCAAACGGGAGAAAATTTGAGAAGTGAAGTAGATGAATTAGAGAGCCAGGGAGGTCTTGTCTCTGAGATTATTAAAAAGCCGAAAATCCAACTTCTTGTCTATTTGTGGTTGTGGAAAAACTCTAAACTTGGAGAGGTGGAAGGAAATAGCAGCAAAAGAGTGTTTGCGACCATCTTCCCTCTGAGGGGAGGTAGTGGCGAGAAACCTAAGTTAGTAGGCCTTTCAGAAGACTATATTTTCAAAAACACTGATGAACTAATAAAAGCGATACTGCGTGAGATTTTAAATCCCGATGTGAATTTTTATTTGCCTTATATATCCAAGGATAAGAGGAAACTTTTGAATAGGTGCAAAAATTGTGCATTTAAAGTGGCGTGCAATACCTTTAACATGCTCTAA
- a CDS encoding bifunctional oligoribonuclease/PAP phosphatase NrnA, whose product MTKKINNLVNLIKNAKGEIGVVSHLNPDGDAVGSLLALYLFLKKIGKKVTPFLKDNVPYFLDFLPGIKEIKKEITPNLDLIFLVDASEYSRTGFPEPSNKIIVRIDHHISGKFYSNYDLVVPEAPSTTSLIMKIVKKYDPSLIDKDIKTCLYTGLLTDTSSFRHSNSFRWAFKDAYYLVNNGLDVTDIASLVYERKKLKTLQLLAKSLSTITVKDEVGIILIKREFLEEFGLDKSETEGFVNYPLSIDEAIVGMSMVEVDKNIWRVSLRGKNKVNLAKVAETFGGGGHFNAAGCTIKGSEEEVINSVVEAVKKYKVG is encoded by the coding sequence ATGACAAAGAAAATTAACAATTTAGTAAACTTAATCAAGAACGCAAAGGGCGAAATTGGAGTTGTATCCCACTTAAACCCTGACGGAGATGCCGTTGGTAGCCTCCTGGCACTTTATCTCTTTCTCAAAAAGATAGGAAAAAAAGTTACCCCTTTTTTGAAGGATAACGTCCCTTATTTCCTCGATTTTTTGCCTGGGATAAAGGAAATAAAAAAAGAAATAACTCCCAATCTGGATTTGATTTTTTTGGTTGATGCCAGTGAATACTCCCGAACAGGATTTCCTGAACCTTCCAATAAAATAATAGTGAGAATTGACCATCATATCTCGGGCAAATTCTACTCAAATTACGATCTTGTTGTGCCTGAAGCACCCAGTACAACGAGCTTGATCATGAAAATAGTAAAGAAATACGATCCATCCCTTATTGATAAAGATATAAAAACTTGTTTATACACCGGGCTGTTGACCGACACTTCTTCTTTTAGACACTCCAACAGTTTTAGATGGGCTTTCAAGGATGCATACTACTTAGTAAATAACGGCCTCGATGTGACTGATATCGCATCCCTTGTCTACGAAAGAAAAAAGCTAAAGACTCTTCAGCTTCTTGCCAAGTCGCTTTCTACTATTACTGTAAAAGATGAAGTTGGAATAATTTTAATTAAGAGAGAATTTCTTGAGGAATTTGGACTTGATAAATCCGAAACCGAGGGTTTCGTAAACTACCCTCTCTCAATTGATGAAGCCATTGTTGGTATGAGTATGGTAGAAGTAGATAAAAATATATGGAGAGTTAGCTTGAGAGGAAAAAATAAGGTAAACCTCGCTAAGGTAGCAGAAACCTTTGGCGGCGGCGGACATTTTAACGCCGCTGGTTGCACGATAAAAGGATCAGAAGAAGAAGTTATTAATTCTGTGGTCGAAGCCGTTAAAAAATACAAAGTTGGATAA
- a CDS encoding DUF1028 domain-containing protein → MLLKISFLSILMYMPSKVYGTFSIVACDTLTGEVGVAVASKFLAVGSVVPFGEAEVGAVASQAYGNPTFGPIALDLLKRGYSVDSILKYLQSIDTLFDRRQVGIVSAKGASASWTGKGCMAYAGHVNGFCYAIQGNILVGDTVLKAMESAFLNTSGDLPERLIAALEAGDKAGGDARGRQSAALLVMRKNGGYGGYSDKYVDIRVDDHPDPITELKRIYKLWERFFLIDAHGRLGDSYMKEGKSELAQLEYSRAMKILDEVIAENPDDPDMLNEVAWFMVLRDINLPKAKELIDKALKIKPEDANILDTAALIYFKLGYKKRAIELEERAVKLDPENTYFKEMLGKFKKGKL, encoded by the coding sequence ATGTTATTAAAGATTTCTTTTCTATCAATCTTGATGTACATGCCTTCGAAGGTGTATGGAACCTTCTCCATAGTTGCCTGTGATACTCTTACAGGTGAGGTTGGAGTCGCAGTAGCTTCTAAATTCCTTGCTGTCGGATCAGTTGTTCCCTTTGGCGAGGCGGAGGTTGGAGCTGTCGCATCTCAAGCATATGGTAATCCGACCTTTGGACCCATTGCTCTTGATCTTTTGAAGAGGGGTTATTCCGTTGACAGTATTTTAAAATATCTCCAAAGCATAGACACGCTTTTTGATAGAAGACAAGTAGGAATTGTATCTGCAAAGGGTGCCTCTGCCTCCTGGACCGGAAAGGGATGTATGGCATATGCGGGTCATGTAAATGGATTTTGCTATGCCATACAGGGGAATATCTTAGTTGGTGATACGGTTTTAAAGGCAATGGAATCGGCTTTTTTGAATACCTCAGGAGACCTTCCCGAGAGACTAATAGCTGCTCTCGAAGCAGGGGACAAGGCAGGTGGCGATGCAAGGGGCAGGCAGTCTGCAGCCCTCCTTGTTATGAGAAAGAATGGAGGGTATGGAGGTTATTCTGATAAATATGTTGACATAAGGGTTGATGATCATCCTGATCCCATTACAGAATTGAAGAGGATTTATAAGTTGTGGGAGAGATTTTTCCTTATCGATGCGCATGGACGATTGGGGGATAGTTACATGAAAGAAGGTAAGAGTGAATTAGCACAACTGGAGTATTCACGCGCTATGAAGATCCTGGATGAAGTAATTGCTGAGAATCCCGATGATCCTGATATGTTAAATGAGGTGGCATGGTTTATGGTCCTAAGGGATATTAATCTTCCTAAGGCAAAGGAATTGATCGATAAGGCGTTGAAGATTAAGCCGGAGGATGCGAATATTCTGGACACAGCCGCCCTTATCTACTTCAAATTAGGTTATAAGAAAAGGGCTATTGAACTTGAAGAAAGAGCAGTAAAGCTTGATCCTGAGAACACCTATTTTAAAGAAATGCTGGGCAAGTTTAAAAAGGGCAAGTTGTAA
- a CDS encoding UvrD-helicase domain-containing protein, which yields MKISPKDLESVVLMDFEDAPFIVVPTSAGSGKTELLAKRLVYLLIRECYSKEDLRKFLAITFTREAAKEMKRRVLNILDDLRKENYQRFPGLLEVFDEDFVQKRVSEVYQIILENYPRLQIGTIDSFMERLRRLLLHELGLKFAIKVQYDVDVEVLNLAVENLLNSPERLSEVQELVIELARSGNTFAWDLLNAFNKKMLDMKEEEDKLLYDIKPHPLFTSVYCEDFRIGEDVARALNNVKGVRKRFQANESYSYLLDRLSSGGNAYKFANELLGKGDLIEKVQSGLLCAFEAYNKLETKVAKFYDTFYKPEYEKILNTMGIMTISDTSRIIRKYLSKPESYSDRLIRFFYNIRHVLIDEFQDTDPQQWEILLYLIKEPLSSVGTLFVVGDVKQAIYGFRKADYKIMYNLMTKDGYKNYDLNVAPFVPRCQDKNFRSAEAIVKFVNEVVFSQDKFVEFLKEEIRKKLENTICEDKVNSKVQEIVNTYKNIWIPIQQDVAKPDRGYVKNIKITLPEETKSKEGKLNSALTTLKDLVQNLLKEFSPGDITILTRDNDMVIQIASTIELELKLPVVCYSSLDIRSQKVLWELLCLAKFLKDESDLMSALIFSTGEIAQKVLKKSSDDLLLEFYEFKGKGFKAENGLAQFLNQLRKRYHSYVEKGSLARLFSEFLREFKFLTEDESRSGILRFLNYLYSAEGSEGHLTIDKIEGVFTRFLNGNSESQNEDLTIPQNTEINAIKVMTFHKAKGLGFPVVVNVFVDSKGKHENLYFDRDYCKRLLYPFKIKKDHLKVIDSNLMKDKKNYTKQMMNRYFDELIDDFVQEINTIYVALTRAQKRMYNIYVEGELFHSLLKKVGADEKEYGEAVPEKVEAVLESPARISLSFKERKSEIKLFGEKQYEQAHTYDVISGLKASMFGDAVHEFLRSIDFIETPEQLFSYRDRLAAIANKYYLDPSELEGNLKILVDYFTKDERFRLLARREGGELYREREIGLPDGSFERVDRIIVSGDLVEVIDFKTGDPRPEDRNQIKRYIDVMKKIFKDKKVKGYLAYVFKDKLEVVS from the coding sequence ATGAAGATTAGTCCCAAGGACTTAGAGTCTGTTGTATTGATGGACTTCGAGGATGCTCCCTTTATAGTTGTTCCTACTTCCGCAGGTTCTGGAAAAACGGAACTCCTTGCAAAGAGGTTGGTCTATTTACTTATAAGGGAGTGCTATTCTAAGGAAGATCTTAGAAAATTCCTTGCCATTACCTTTACAAGAGAAGCAGCAAAGGAGATGAAGAGGAGAGTGCTTAATATTCTGGATGACTTAAGAAAAGAAAACTATCAAAGATTTCCTGGTTTATTGGAGGTTTTTGACGAAGATTTTGTTCAAAAGAGAGTTAGTGAAGTTTATCAGATCATCCTCGAGAACTACCCTCGACTTCAGATTGGAACCATTGATAGCTTTATGGAGAGGCTAAGGCGCCTCTTGCTCCACGAACTGGGCTTAAAATTCGCTATAAAGGTTCAATATGATGTTGATGTGGAAGTGTTGAATCTTGCTGTAGAAAATCTGCTAAACTCTCCAGAGAGGTTGTCTGAGGTTCAGGAACTGGTTATTGAATTGGCAAGAAGTGGTAACACCTTTGCTTGGGATTTGCTGAACGCTTTCAATAAGAAGATGTTGGATATGAAGGAAGAAGAAGATAAATTGTTGTACGATATCAAACCCCATCCACTTTTTACTTCAGTTTATTGTGAAGATTTTAGAATTGGGGAGGATGTAGCGAGGGCTCTAAATAATGTGAAGGGTGTAAGAAAGAGATTTCAAGCAAATGAAAGTTATTCTTACTTATTGGATCGCTTATCCTCTGGAGGTAATGCATATAAATTTGCAAATGAGCTATTGGGAAAGGGGGATTTGATTGAAAAGGTTCAATCGGGATTATTATGCGCTTTTGAGGCTTACAATAAGCTTGAGACGAAGGTTGCGAAATTTTATGACACTTTTTACAAGCCTGAGTATGAAAAGATTCTCAATACTATGGGAATTATGACGATCTCGGACACCAGTAGAATAATAAGGAAATACCTCTCAAAACCTGAATCTTACAGCGATAGATTGATCCGATTTTTTTACAATATAAGGCATGTTTTGATTGATGAGTTCCAGGATACCGATCCACAGCAATGGGAAATCCTGCTTTACTTGATTAAAGAACCGCTGAGTTCTGTAGGAACGCTTTTCGTAGTGGGAGATGTTAAGCAAGCGATTTACGGCTTTAGAAAGGCTGATTACAAAATTATGTACAATCTTATGACCAAAGATGGCTATAAAAACTATGATCTCAATGTAGCCCCGTTTGTACCAAGGTGTCAGGATAAAAACTTCAGGAGTGCGGAAGCTATTGTCAAGTTTGTAAATGAGGTTGTATTTAGCCAGGATAAATTTGTGGAATTTCTGAAGGAAGAAATAAGAAAAAAGCTCGAAAATACAATTTGTGAAGATAAAGTCAACTCTAAGGTTCAAGAAATTGTTAATACTTACAAGAACATATGGATTCCTATTCAACAGGACGTGGCAAAGCCTGATAGGGGATACGTTAAAAATATTAAAATAACTTTGCCGGAAGAAACAAAGAGTAAGGAAGGAAAACTTAACAGCGCCCTCACGACCTTGAAAGATTTGGTGCAAAATTTACTTAAAGAGTTTAGTCCCGGCGATATAACTATTCTTACGCGGGATAATGATATGGTAATTCAAATAGCGAGCACTATTGAACTTGAACTAAAGCTGCCTGTGGTTTGTTATTCGTCCTTAGATATAAGGAGTCAAAAAGTATTGTGGGAACTCCTTTGCCTTGCAAAATTTTTGAAGGATGAAAGTGACCTGATGTCTGCTCTTATTTTCAGTACAGGTGAAATTGCCCAAAAGGTTCTGAAAAAGAGCTCTGATGATCTTCTACTGGAATTTTATGAGTTTAAGGGAAAAGGATTCAAGGCAGAAAATGGGCTTGCTCAATTCCTTAATCAACTGCGGAAGCGCTATCACAGTTACGTTGAAAAAGGGTCTTTAGCGAGGTTGTTTTCGGAATTTTTAAGAGAATTTAAGTTTTTAACTGAGGATGAATCACGAAGTGGTATTTTAAGGTTTCTAAATTATCTCTATTCTGCGGAAGGGAGCGAAGGTCACCTTACTATTGACAAGATTGAGGGAGTTTTTACACGATTTCTTAACGGAAACAGTGAGTCGCAAAATGAAGATTTAACTATTCCGCAAAATACCGAAATCAATGCTATAAAGGTTATGACCTTTCACAAAGCCAAAGGGCTTGGTTTCCCCGTAGTTGTTAATGTTTTTGTAGATTCAAAAGGTAAGCATGAAAACCTGTACTTTGATAGGGATTATTGCAAAAGACTTTTATATCCTTTCAAAATTAAGAAAGACCATCTGAAGGTCATTGATAGTAACTTGATGAAGGATAAGAAAAATTACACCAAACAAATGATGAACAGATACTTTGATGAGTTAATCGACGATTTTGTACAGGAAATAAACACAATATATGTTGCTTTAACACGGGCGCAAAAAAGGATGTATAACATATATGTTGAAGGTGAATTATTCCACAGTCTATTGAAGAAGGTCGGTGCCGACGAAAAGGAATACGGTGAAGCGGTTCCTGAAAAGGTTGAAGCGGTTTTAGAATCCCCTGCCAGAATTTCTTTGAGTTTTAAGGAAAGGAAAAGCGAAATTAAGCTTTTCGGAGAAAAACAGTATGAGCAAGCTCATACCTATGATGTTATTTCGGGATTAAAAGCGAGCATGTTTGGTGATGCGGTGCATGAGTTTCTCCGCTCCATTGATTTTATTGAGACGCCGGAACAGCTGTTTAGTTATAGGGATCGATTGGCTGCTATTGCAAATAAGTATTACTTAGATCCTTCTGAGTTGGAAGGTAATTTAAAAATCTTAGTAGATTATTTCACTAAGGATGAAAGATTTAGGCTTCTTGCAAGGAGAGAGGGGGGTGAACTTTATAGAGAAAGGGAGATCGGTTTACCCGATGGAAGTTTCGAAAGGGTTGACAGGATAATTGTTTCCGGAGATTTGGTTGAAGTGATAGATTTCAAAACCGGTGATCCACGGCCGGAGGACAGGAATCAGATAAAGAGATATATTGACGTTATGAAAAAGATCTTCAAAGATAAAAAGGTTAAGGGATATTTGGCTTACGTCTTTAAAGATAAATTGGAGGTGGTCTCTTAG
- a CDS encoding SagB/ThcOx family dehydrogenase — protein MWLLILLLLTGEIKMVKLPEPRKDSNFSLERAINERRSIRTYKDAPLTLKEVSQLLWAAQGKVASGKRAAPSAGATYPMEIYLVAGNVEDLSPGLYKYILDDHSLLLVKEGDLRKAVSERALRQDMILKAPITIVISAVFERTRARYGARAERYVYMEAGHIGQNIYLQATALGLGTVAVGAFIDDEVKRVLGIKEEPLYLFPVGWK, from the coding sequence ATGTGGTTGTTAATACTTTTACTTCTTACAGGAGAGATAAAAATGGTTAAACTTCCTGAGCCAAGAAAAGATAGTAATTTTTCCCTTGAAAGGGCTATTAACGAAAGGAGATCTATTAGAACCTATAAGGATGCTCCTTTAACTTTGAAAGAAGTCTCCCAATTATTGTGGGCGGCGCAGGGTAAAGTGGCGAGTGGAAAGAGGGCGGCTCCTTCCGCTGGTGCTACTTATCCTATGGAGATCTATCTTGTTGCTGGGAACGTTGAAGATTTAAGCCCTGGCTTATATAAGTATATACTTGATGATCACTCTCTACTCTTGGTAAAGGAAGGCGATTTAAGAAAAGCGGTTTCCGAAAGAGCCCTCAGGCAGGATATGATTTTGAAGGCTCCTATAACGATAGTAATTTCCGCTGTTTTTGAACGGACAAGGGCAAGGTATGGAGCAAGAGCAGAAAGATACGTGTATATGGAGGCTGGGCATATTGGCCAGAACATCTACTTGCAGGCAACAGCCCTTGGACTTGGAACCGTTGCAGTAGGGGCCTTTATTGATGATGAAGTGAAAAGAGTCCTTGGAATAAAAGAGGAACCGCTATACCTCTTTCCCGTGGGTTGGAAATAA
- a CDS encoding CBS domain-containing protein, giving the protein MSELIRVQDVLTYVYPVKLDTPISKVAHTMREEFTSLVPVVDDEGKLLGVIYAEDLLAPFIPEFFDLIEDFDYITTFGVLDHEVFSDFTHKLFLAADLMQTKYRALKPEDSVLKAIFYLVKEKRTCLVVTDNKGYYKGVVSRLSILKRLYGNGEQ; this is encoded by the coding sequence ATGTCTGAATTGATTAGGGTTCAGGATGTTTTAACGTACGTTTATCCCGTAAAACTTGATACCCCCATTTCTAAGGTAGCCCATACAATGCGGGAGGAATTCACTTCCCTTGTTCCCGTTGTTGATGATGAAGGGAAATTACTCGGTGTGATTTATGCTGAAGACCTTCTTGCTCCATTTATTCCAGAGTTTTTTGACCTTATTGAAGATTTTGATTACATAACCACCTTTGGTGTTTTGGACCACGAGGTCTTTTCCGATTTCACCCACAAGTTGTTCCTTGCCGCTGATTTAATGCAGACAAAGTATAGGGCTTTAAAGCCAGAAGATTCAGTTTTAAAAGCAATTTTCTACTTAGTTAAGGAGAAGAGAACTTGTTTAGTAGTGACGGATAATAAAGGTTATTACAAAGGTGTTGTCTCAAGACTCTCGATTTTAAAGAGATTGTATGGGAATGGTGAACAGTAA